The proteins below come from a single Rhodohalobacter sp. SW132 genomic window:
- a CDS encoding GDP-mannose 4,6-dehydratase → MNLLITGGAGFIGSNLVEHFLNRDNVNIVRVLDDLSTGSYNNLREFEKNPKFEFVKGSICDYQTCLEACDGIDKISHQAALGSVPRSIENPMRTTEVNVLGTVNILHAAAEKNVSRIVLACSSSTYGDSADLPKVEGNIGKPLSPYAVSKVSVEQYAEVFSKVYGLTFIGLRYFNIFGKKQDPENPYAAVIPIFCKAYLDGVSPTINGDGKTTRDFTHVSNAIQANELALTTEKKEALNEIYNIACGDRVSLMNMVEILEEISGNVVKINYGPERPGDVKHSLADISKARERLDYNPEVFFREGLEKAYQYYKKIYDKQ, encoded by the coding sequence ATGAACTTATTGATAACCGGCGGAGCAGGCTTTATTGGCAGTAACCTGGTTGAACACTTTCTGAATAGAGATAATGTAAATATAGTTCGGGTATTGGATGATTTAAGTACAGGTAGTTACAATAATCTTCGTGAATTCGAAAAAAACCCCAAATTTGAATTTGTAAAAGGTTCCATCTGCGATTATCAAACCTGTCTTGAAGCTTGTGATGGTATTGATAAAATTTCTCATCAGGCAGCCCTTGGATCTGTACCCCGTTCTATAGAAAATCCTATGCGAACTACAGAGGTTAATGTGTTGGGTACGGTTAATATATTACATGCTGCTGCTGAGAAAAATGTGTCTCGAATTGTTTTGGCGTGTAGTTCGAGTACCTATGGCGATAGTGCTGATCTTCCAAAAGTTGAAGGTAATATTGGGAAGCCTCTCAGCCCATATGCGGTGAGTAAAGTATCGGTTGAGCAGTATGCAGAGGTGTTTAGTAAAGTATATGGGCTTACATTTATTGGTTTACGCTACTTTAATATTTTTGGGAAAAAACAGGATCCGGAAAATCCATATGCAGCAGTAATTCCAATTTTTTGTAAAGCTTACCTCGATGGTGTATCTCCAACTATCAATGGGGATGGTAAAACCACCCGGGATTTTACCCATGTTTCAAATGCTATTCAGGCAAATGAGCTTGCACTGACAACTGAAAAGAAGGAAGCTCTTAATGAAATCTACAATATCGCTTGCGGAGACCGTGTTTCATTAATGAATATGGTAGAAATTTTAGAAGAAATCAGCGGGAATGTAGTGAAGATTAATTACGGTCCGGAAAGGCCAGGTGATGTAAAACATTCACTGGCAGATATTAGTAAAGCGAGAGAACGTCTTGACTATAATCCTGAAGTTTTTTTTAGGGAAGGACTTGAAAAGGCTTATCAGTACTATAAAAAGATTTACGATAAGCAATGA
- a CDS encoding sulfite exporter TauE/SafE family protein — protein sequence MDLPIYLFILFFLIAFIYSSVGHGGASGYMAVLAISGYFSPELVPVILCLNILVSSVALTNYSRKGYFVWKLFWPFAIASIPAAFAGGYLQLEIDLFFIIVGAVLLLMAGAIIFKTYWKYDEGNPRPVNIPVALLSGAGIGFLSGLVGVGGGIFLSPLILFLGWGTIRQIAAVSALFVLMNSLSGLGGHLFTTEILWSTAALFALPVLIGGYLGSRFGVKTADPKLIRLMLAIVLVIAGAKMLLA from the coding sequence TTGGATCTGCCGATCTACCTTTTCATTCTCTTTTTCCTCATCGCCTTCATCTACAGTTCGGTAGGACATGGCGGGGCATCCGGATATATGGCCGTTCTTGCAATATCAGGATACTTTTCGCCGGAACTTGTGCCGGTCATTCTCTGCCTGAACATCCTGGTCTCTTCCGTGGCGCTCACTAACTACAGCCGAAAGGGATATTTTGTCTGGAAGCTTTTTTGGCCTTTTGCCATTGCCTCCATTCCAGCAGCGTTTGCCGGCGGGTATCTGCAGCTTGAAATAGATCTCTTTTTCATCATAGTCGGCGCTGTGCTGCTGCTCATGGCCGGGGCAATTATCTTCAAAACCTACTGGAAGTATGATGAAGGCAACCCGAGACCCGTCAACATACCCGTAGCTCTATTATCCGGCGCCGGCATAGGTTTTTTGTCCGGCCTGGTTGGTGTGGGAGGCGGAATTTTTCTCAGTCCGCTGATCCTCTTTCTCGGATGGGGCACGATTCGTCAGATTGCGGCCGTCTCAGCTCTCTTTGTGTTGATGAACTCGCTAAGCGGCCTTGGCGGTCACCTTTTTACTACGGAGATCCTCTGGTCAACTGCGGCACTCTTTGCCCTGCCCGTTCTTATCGGGGGATATCTTGGTTCACGTTTTGGAGTGAAAACGGCCGACCCCAAACTTATTCGACTAATGCTGGCAATTGTTCTGGTGATTGCGGGCGCGAAGATGTTGTTAGCTTGA
- a CDS encoding MoaD/ThiS family protein yields MNQTISIKYFSVLSEITGKRQEKLPINEGDTLDDVLSSISERFPGIEKYRPHIRAAVNQNYEEFDFKPKQNDEIVFITPVSGG; encoded by the coding sequence ATGAATCAAACCATATCGATCAAATACTTCAGCGTTTTATCAGAGATCACCGGCAAACGTCAGGAAAAGCTTCCGATTAACGAAGGCGATACTCTCGATGATGTTCTTTCTTCAATTTCTGAGCGTTTTCCCGGAATTGAGAAATATCGTCCGCATATCCGTGCAGCGGTGAATCAAAACTACGAGGAGTTCGATTTCAAACCGAAACAGAACGATGAAATTGTATTCATCACACCGGTTTCTGGAGGTTGA
- the moaA gene encoding GTP 3',8-cyclase MoaA — protein sequence MGEILKDSFGRVHNYLRISITERCNLRCTYCMPEEGIPLTPEERLPSVDELMEIVSVFKEMGVDKIRLTGGEPMARKELPEILDRLYGMGFRDLNITTNGVFLDRFIDKFKEVGLTSINVSLDTLDPEKFEAVTRRNRFDKVMANIQKGMDEGLRIKINTVLLKDFNEDEIQPMLEWSKTTPIHVRFIEFMPFNGNNWDTKKLVTYQDVLDEARKYFNIEKLKDGKHSTSKSFRVVGGKGTFAVISSMTEPFCSTCNRLRMTADGKLKNCLFSNQEADLLTALRKGHNLKELIRLSVRSKKEAHAGMDNLPDMENRSMIAIGG from the coding sequence ATGGGTGAAATTCTGAAGGATTCATTTGGCCGGGTTCATAACTACCTGCGAATTTCGATCACCGAACGCTGCAACCTGCGCTGTACCTACTGTATGCCGGAAGAGGGGATTCCACTGACCCCGGAGGAACGCCTGCCGTCGGTGGATGAGCTGATGGAGATCGTCTCCGTTTTTAAGGAGATGGGAGTAGATAAAATCAGGTTGACTGGCGGAGAGCCTATGGCGCGTAAGGAACTGCCTGAAATTCTGGACAGGCTCTACGGAATGGGATTTCGTGATCTGAATATCACCACGAATGGTGTTTTCCTGGACCGGTTTATTGACAAATTTAAAGAGGTTGGGCTTACATCCATTAATGTCAGCCTCGATACATTGGATCCTGAAAAGTTTGAGGCTGTCACCCGGCGCAACCGGTTTGATAAAGTGATGGCGAATATCCAAAAAGGGATGGACGAGGGACTTCGAATAAAAATCAATACGGTGCTTCTGAAGGATTTTAACGAAGATGAGATTCAGCCGATGCTGGAGTGGTCTAAAACCACACCGATTCATGTTCGGTTTATCGAGTTTATGCCGTTTAATGGCAATAACTGGGATACGAAAAAACTGGTAACCTACCAGGATGTGCTGGATGAAGCCCGAAAATATTTCAACATCGAAAAGTTGAAAGATGGCAAACACTCCACATCAAAGAGCTTTCGGGTGGTAGGCGGCAAAGGAACGTTTGCGGTAATCAGCTCCATGACGGAACCCTTTTGCAGCACCTGTAACCGCCTGCGTATGACAGCCGATGGAAAGCTAAAAAACTGTCTCTTTTCCAACCAGGAGGCTGATTTGCTTACCGCACTCCGAAAAGGACACAACTTAAAAGAGCTGATACGGCTGAGCGTGCGGTCCAAAAAAGAAGCCCACGCCGGGATGGATAACCTGCCCGATATGGAAAACCGCAGTATGATAGCGATTGGGGGGTGA
- a CDS encoding molybdenum cofactor biosynthesis protein MoaE — protein MKNNESIFIDVQQETLNLQKASDFVNHPEAGAVNLFVGTTRNHHDGKRVIELYYDCYREMAIKELRKIAEKMLEKHDLKRIWITHRTGLVPIGEASIILAVSSAHRKNAFEATAEAMELIKKEVPIWKKERFGDETVWKEEKLIENDGEGKGEK, from the coding sequence ATGAAGAATAACGAATCCATATTTATCGATGTACAGCAAGAGACACTCAACCTCCAAAAGGCCTCCGATTTTGTAAATCATCCGGAAGCGGGTGCTGTGAATCTATTTGTTGGCACAACACGTAATCATCACGACGGGAAGAGGGTAATTGAACTCTATTACGACTGTTACAGGGAGATGGCGATTAAGGAGCTGCGAAAAATAGCGGAGAAAATGCTCGAAAAGCACGACCTCAAACGAATCTGGATCACACACCGGACCGGATTAGTGCCGATCGGGGAAGCTTCGATTATTTTGGCCGTTAGTTCTGCCCACCGTAAAAACGCTTTTGAGGCCACAGCCGAAGCGATGGAGCTTATAAAAAAAGAGGTGCCAATCTGGAAAAAAGAGCGGTTTGGGGATGAAACCGTGTGGAAGGAGGAGAAGCTGATTGAGAACGACGGGGAAGGTAAAGGGGAGAAGTGA